The DNA region cttcatatttaatttgtattcaGAGATGCACTTTCTTTGTGCTTCTAAGTCAATCGTTTATATACAGAGCAAAGTGTTGCTACTGGAGCTGAATGTTAACATTGTGCTATTGAAGTCATGACTTCCTGGCTGAGAGCTGTTTACTTTTTCCTCTTTGCAGGAAGCCATTAGAGATGTTCACGTCAAGGGCATTATGTACCGAGCTGTGGAAGCAGATATTGGTAATGTTCTTTGATTTATATGACTTTGTTTGAACtaatataaaatgaattatACAGCCACATTTGAATGGTTGCCAAGACATAAAAAATTAATTCAGAAACAAAGAGGCTgtgatatggaaaaaaaacagttttgtttgcaCAAATTATATCAGGACAACTCATGCCCAGCCTTTTCCCCCTAACCCTctatttctgtttgtctttcgctctctgttttcttaatttgcAGGGAAATACATTTGCTATGGCGAGCAAAGCCACGCTGTGCTGAAGAAGCTGTCAGAGCACGGAAAAAAGATGTTCCTCATTACCAATAGCCCCTTTGACTTTGTGTAAGTGTGCGCAGACAGGGTGCAAGTGTTTGTTGGCACGgttaattaaaaatgtcaggAATGAGCActgtactatttttttttttttattgtcgcTACCTTATAACACCACAACTTGTATGGATTTGCAAAACCACATCAAAGGGTTTTCTGCTCACTAGCACTTGTAAATCATTGACTATGATATTATGATTCCTTTGATGTCAGGGTTGATTGCACAAAATGACCAGCTACACGTATCCCACCTCAAAGGGCTTCCCAGAGCAGAAAAACATTGAATCCATGTCCTTGAAttaatagtttgtttgtttcgtGCAGAATTATAAGCAGGAACTCACTCCTTCTACTTGGAAAAATAGTGTGGGATGGACACACAGTAGGGTTGCTGGTGTTTGCATCACTATCTGTCTGCTCTGTGCCCTGAGCTCAGACGCTTGTTAAGGTGTCCTCATGATGAGCTCTAAAGTGTTGCAGACACAAGTATAAAAGGTAATGTCTtgaatttctgtctttctcaggGACCATGGGATGAGATACATTGTGGGGAAGGACTGGAGGGACCTCTTTGATGTTGTTATTGTTCAAGCAGACAAACCTAGTTTCTTCAACGACAGGAGAAAGTAAGTGcgtttgtgtgtactgtactgtagtttaTACTACGCCCATGCTGTGCCTCGTTTACGCCAGTAGAGGTCTCATGAGCACATATAGTATGGTACCACACTGCCAGTAGATTGACTCGCCAGTAGACCTTGTACACTATTTGTACAGAAAACATGGATTGATGCATGTTTGTTTGGGAGCTGCCAGTATTATAATGAATAAGgtttgtctttgtgtattttgctCCAGACCTTTCAGGCGAGTGACAGACAAAGGTGCGTTGCTGTGGGACAGGATTCACAAACTGGAAAAAGGGCAAATCTACAAACAGGTGTTGTGCCAGAGAATTACAATGATATGCCAGTTAAAGATTTCTGACAAGTTAACTCCTGGATACACTTTATAGAGtatattattgattttatttttatgtgtgtgtgtgtgtgtgtgtgtgtgtgtgtgtgtgtgtttgtgtttgaatacTCTAGGGAAACCTTTATGAGTTCCTGAGACTCACCGGCTGGAGAGGATCCAAAGTGCTCTACTTTGGTGATCACATCTACAGTGACTTGGCAGTAAGCAGCAGCAAGACATATTCACAACAAAGGACTTCCCATAACAATACACAAGTGTTAGTGGCATGAAAGATTATGATACTATGAATAGAGAGAGTAACCCCGCATTGATCACTCGCCATTTAAGATCTTATTTTAGACTCAACTGTGATTCCGTTGAACTTGAATGGCTGGAGTTATAATCAGTGAGTGTCTGTGAGAAGACGCAGATAGTGAGATACTGACTGAATGTTTGAAAGAGAACAGTGACGCTAGTCGAGAATATAATCCTCTGTGCATAGTTACATTAGCTCTGCATTGGGTTTGGATGACATTTATGGCATTTTAATGAGAGACAGTGTCTCTTGATACTCCTGCAACATATACGGTAGTGAGAATCATTGCACTCTATTTACATTTCTATACCTTAAACCTGTGAATTTACCAACAGCTGTCTTCCAGCTGACAAACTAACCAACATTAGTTTTCTGCTGCATCAGTGAGTTATAACGACATGAATATGTGAATGTTTGTCACATCAACTTTAGGTGGTGTTAATGAACGTTTACATCTTTGGCGTAATGCCTCGCCGGTGGCTGGCAGCCAGCTGTCAAACATGTCGTCTTGCTTATTTAGAAAGATGGAATGTGGCGTGTGTGGTTTACACCAAGCACAGCGTACACTCTCTGACTGTAGGATGAGATCATTACTGCAAATagacacacagcagaaacatcTCTGAGCTACCAGGGAGATAcagaagagggagagatggatggagcaatattttatttctcgATTATGCGGTTTTATTAAAAAttccaaacacacaaaatccGAAAACATGTTCTCACAATCCTGGATCCATTTAAGCTGGAAGTTTCATTCGTCCATCTCTTTTCCAGCCATGTAACAGTGAATGAATTCTTCATTGAGGCTTAAAGTCTATTTTCTTTCATGTCATATGTACAACTACATTGATTGTGTATTGAGCCCTGAGCACTATCAAAATGCTTCTAAGTACACAACAGTACAAAGCGTATCAACTGTGACACTGTTGCTATTGTGCTGCTGATGTGCTGCTTTCACCACATGACCGTCATAGACTAGGCCTTTTTATAATAATTGTCTCAATAGGTaatcaaaaatgtcaatgaCAAATCCACAGTGTAACAGCAATTATAACACTCAGAGTGTATGATATGTACCTCAAACCCTCCCTTGTGTTTATTATTGCTTGATTATTTCCTGCATGTGGACACATGACTCTCAAGCCAAACAAGTGAATTCCTAATTGTCAAATTGACTAATTATCCTGTACCCGGTGTTGCAATTCAAAACGGGCCTTTTACTTTTCAGGATCTGACGCTGAAGCACGGCTGGAGGACAGGCGCCATCATCCCTGAGCTGAGAAAGGAGATCAAGATCATGAACACAGAGCAGTATGTTCACATGATGACCTGGTTGCAGGCACTGACTGGACTCATCGAACAGATGCAGGTAAGGAGACAGTGGAAatcgtttgtgtgtgtttcccacgtggtgttttctccttttctttctctcttttcaaaaTGATGTGCTTAGCCTCTGTGCGCTGCTCCCAAATAGGTACACAGGGATCCCGCATCTCAAGCTGTCGTTGAAGAGTGGATCAGAGAAAGAGATGCCATGAGGTAAAGGAGATTATTACTTAGGAAATTACTTTTGATGATTTATTCTTGTAAAAGTAATCTAACCTCctcttgatgtgttttttatggAAGGCCACAGACAAAGGACATCTTCAATGCTCAGTTCGGGAGTCTCTTCCGGACTTACCACAACCCCACCTACTTCTCACGCCGACTGTCGCGCTTTGCCGACATCTACATGGCCTCCATTAGCTGCCTGCTCAACTACGACTTCCAGCACACCTTTTTCCCTCGCCGCACTCCTCTGCAACACGAGTCCCCTTCTGGCCTGAACACTCCCCTTAGGGTCTGAGCATCTCCTCACAGCTCCACAGGACCAAAGCAGAGTCCGATTAGAGAGATGATCAGAGAAAGAGGAAGCTGACTTAAACATAAGCGTGTTGTAAGTTTTGAGATATGTCGTTTTAGAAAATGCACGGCACATTTTAACTTATGTACAACGGTAACAATCAtgtaaaatgttgatgtttgatttatttattaagctTTAAACTAATTAGTTATGTAAATCCTTTCAAAGAATTAAGTGTGCTAAAGGGACAGTGGATCTAGTGCTTTTTAAGCCAAATGAAACATGCAACAGattgtatttactttttcattttaaacctggataccttgtattttatgttattaatattCACACTGACTTTGGAAcattgaatgtattgattgtttcaggtttgtgtgtgtctttgtctgtgtgtgtctttgtatgtaTGAGAGGGGTAGTGAGAAATGATATAAATATGATGCACTTACACAGTCTAAGCAATAGGGGGCAGTCACACATTAAGTCTATCATGGTCTATATCTGTACTGTAGTATTGATTGTACATCCATTTAAAGATTATATTTGCCTTTTCATCATTTGCATCTATAACACTGTAAGAAACTGCTGGTTAAATGGGAATACTGAGATGTGACATTTACACCATAAACTCAGTTGCCTTAATCTCTTATTCACATTACTGCgatgtatatttttgtaatagCCTAATATAATTTATGGTAATCAAGCTTTTCAAATGTTGCCAGGCAGCGTTTTCGTCAATTTCATCATGAATTGCACATTGATGTTCTGAGATCTTTGAGTTTAAttgttttaaccatttttacACAACGCGGCCTGTATGTCTCATTTTAGCAGAtggaaaatgttcacatttgtcagggaaaaaaatggaacatCATTGCTATGTTTAGCACTAGTGTTGCTGTTTGATCTGTGAAGGCAGCACTGAGTTTTGTCTTTATGGGTTTAACACTTctgcaaaaaatgtgtgaacTGTGTTATCATGTGCAAGATTGAAGGATTCAGATTGATATATTTGATAAACAAGCTGGAGATTTTAATAATTTGGAAAAAGGAAATTCTTAAACAGTGGCCACAACCCAGACCTCatggttttatttgtgtttctgtagcttttaatttttgttgactttttttgcttttggtggagtgtatttttatttcactatttattaaaatgtaaatgatctTAATGATCCTATCCAAGTGTTCATGTcattaatttgaatttatttggATTAGGATAATTGTCCTGTAATTAGATTTAATTAGCAGGTGTTTGTTTACTGAATGTCTTGTAGTTTTGCACCATGCTCCTATTTTCCTTTGTTATTAGCTGTATAAACAACAAAAGGACATACTTCCAAATTTGAAAACTGATTTTGAGGACTAATTGGCCCCATGTTAATAACCCTCAACTTTCCAATTACCATTATAGCAGCTGGTTCATTGGGATTAATCCCTCCAAATCGTGTTACCGACCAATTTCCCATATTACATTTGGGGCTTTCTCTATCAGATAGAAGCACAATCTGAGATCtcagaaaataagaaaagcTGAGTGGTTGGACAGGGATCAGAAATGATAAGATCAATGACGCTGGGTCCTGAGCTGAGCAGAGTGTCTGTGGGCTCAGTGTCACAGTTTCACCAAAGCTGGACTTCATTTAGGCACCATGGACAGCAACAGCACGCCGTGGAGCTCCGGCTCACATCCTCCATCCTTCCACGCCGAGTTGGTGACTGTGGTGCCCACCATCTTCCCGCAAGTGGGCTACTGCATACTTTCTTTCCTCATGTTCATCAAcacagttttaacagtttttaacaaCGGTCTGGTAATAACCGTGATGCTGAGGAATCCGTCTCTGCTCCAGCCCATGAATGTGTTCATCCTCAGCCTCGCCGTATCTGACCTCATGATTGGCCTGTGCGGCTCTTTGGTCGTCACCATCACCAACTACCAAGGCTCTTTCTTTATTGGTCACGCAGCCTGCGTGTTTCAAGGATTTGCAGTCAATTATTTTGGTAAGTGGAGCTGTGAGAGAGCAGTGAGTGTGTTATACACCATTTAGAGACCAATGGCTGGAGGTCTATCATTGTGAAACATCATTACAAAGAATTACAAAATTGTTAAGGTTAAAACCAGAAATGGTTTCTTCATTTCACGTCTGAGTGATTTCTAACTGCAAAACTGTTCATGTTCTGGgcttttgatgctttttgaagtCTTTCTACACTtatcaaatgtattttcttcaaaCACTCggaaactaaacaaaaaaatcttaagGTCTATTCattagctttttccagagcttttaaCCACATCTCGTGCTCCTGTCAGCGGATGGAGTTATTGGAGATGTTCTCCATGACATCCAAGCATCTTACTGAGATGTGGATGTAAGCTTTGGAAAAAGATAGTTCAAGATTGTTCATTTGTTCCTCTCTTCTAGGTCTGGTGTCTCTCTGCACCCTGACTCTGCTTGCCTATGAGCGGTACCATGTTGTGTGTAAGCCTAAAGCTGGTTTAAAGCTGAGCATGCGGAGAAGCATCAATGGGCTACTAGTTGTCTGGGTCTTCTGCTTGTTTTGGGCTGTGGCACCCTTACTCGGCTGGAGTTCTTACGGACCTGAGGGAGTTCAGACCTCCTGCTCTCTGGCCTGGGAGGAGAGGTCGTGGAGCAACTACAGCTATCTCATCCTCTACACACTCCTCTGCTTCATTATCCCTGTTGTAGTCATCATCTACTGCTACTATAAAGTGCTGAAATCCTTGAATAAGGTAGGTTATTAACGGCTTTTGCATATTTATTGCACGTGTGCACCATTAGAGCAAGATCTAAAATTCATCCTGTTTGCAATCTACCGCCTACAGACTAAAACAAGTTATTAGCCTTTAATGGGAGTCAAATTTGCTTTCTACTCATAGCTGAACAGGAGTGTGGAGCTTCAGGGTGGGCGTTCCAGCCAGAAAGAGAATGAGCACGCCATTAGTATGGTACTCGCTATGATCatagctttttttgtttgctggCTGCCCTACACGATCTTGTCGATGGTGATAGTTGTGGATCCAGAGCTCTACATCCCTCCACTGGTTGCCACCATGCCCATGTACTTTGCCAAGACTAGCCCTGTCTATAACCCCATCATCTACTTCCTTTCCAACAAGCAGGTAAACAGCTTTAGTGTATGACTGCTCTAAAATTGAAATACAAAGTCTGAGGGTGAACAAATATAGAGAACACAAGGAAAACATATTTGAGTGGCTTGTTATGTTTCctgacagtgtgtttgtgtattttcatgtcCAACAGTTTCGTGATGCTGCTCTGGAGGTGCTGTCATGCGGCCGCTACATTCCCCACGGGCCTACCAGTGTCAGCATCAACATGCGCTCCTTGAACAGGTGGAGCCGGCTGACTTCCCTAAGCAGGAACATCAACACTCAAAGTAAGGTGTTGCCTCTGTGACTTTCTCCAGCAAACACAAGAAGCTGCCATGGTTGTTACTGTTTATTGGTGCTTCATCAGGGACACAGACCTGCACATCTACAGGCCCATGTCTTTCAGAGAGGTCTTCACTGTAGCCCAATGAGAACAGAATCGGCTCAGAGACTAATAGCTGATAAACAGAAGGTGGACAAAATAGGAATCCTAATGCGATCCAATACAATACCACTCAAAAGAGTGCTTattttgttcactttttgtTAAGACTGTGTCCAGGTAGAGATGATTAATCTCTTTTCGATGCTGTAGTTCCTTTTGGCATTTTATTGAATTGCATTATATTGCAGGGTGTTCATGTAGTATTTGtccatcactttttttttctagagcAGTGAGAGCATTCAGTAAGATGGCTTTATATCTGTATGTttagatcaataaaatgttaccttttttcatattgatgtttgcaagtgtgtgtgtgtgcatgtggaaaAGTagtcccaaaaaaaaaaagaaaaaggtgatCTTGAAAGGacagaaaacactgactgaATTGAAGGTTTTGTGAGAAATGTCTTTTCCATATGTAATTTTCCATTTGTATACATTTTTCACAAGCCTGGGAGAGTCAAATACAGCtggactgcagagagagagagagcctgtgAGGAAGTGAGACCCTTTACCCCTGAATTTTTGTTCATGAATAAAATGCATTGGACATGTTTTCATGCAGTGTGAGAAAAAACTTCCTCCTTTCTGAAAGTCAGTTAGATGCTTAACATTTTCAGGGTGTTGGGCAATGcattctgtgtgtttattgattcATGCTTACAGTAGACTGTGCAACACTTTTTATATTACAAGGTCTTTTTCTGGGAACAAATACTTTGATTTTGTGTTAGTTAAACACCTACTGCACTTCTCTTCTTCTGACATAATATCATTACCCAGCTACATCATCTAATCAACACTCACATCCAGACcaaataattgtatttattgtggATTACTCAGTATTCAAGTCCTGCCTTTTGCCAACTCTCACATTTTTCAGACGTCCAAACCCAATTTACTCgggaaaaatatttattagttgtAGGAAAACAGCAAAGGCAACATAATATGTTCTCCCTCAGATTGTACAGCTGACCTAATACATCAGAGTAACATAaggcatatttttttaaatcactacAGCAATACCAACAACATCACATGGGAAATTTGGATGCACTTGTCAGGCGATCCTGCCTCACTTAGTGCATATTATAATGCTGAGAATCAGGGGAGTCAGTGATGCAGTGAAAGACTTTCAGCCTTCTTGGCTGACCCGCTCTGTGGTCTGCcaggtttttacatttttttaaaaatcattttgcaGTTCAGAGAAAGATGACGTAATGACAAAGTCTTTGGGTCTGATACAAAAGCATGGTTTCGTGTCTCACATGGCACACGCCTGAGCCCCCTGAGTCACCAGCATGAAGATTAATATGAATTACTGAATAAAGATGAAATAAGAGGGCCTATTTGGGGAGAAATGTAACCGTTGAGTTGGTGTTTGATATGCTTCACTTGATTCAAGAGGGGTTTTCTACTGGTGtagtttactttattttattcattgatatatttttcagtttgttgatatGTTTGCTTTAGCCGATGATGTCATTAGACCTATAAAACCTCGAcctttaatgaaaatgaaataaacctGTAAAATGTCAATGGACTTATCCTTATTTTTCCAGAAATTTACAAAAATAGGACTGTATCTTACATGCAAGTCTGGTGACActgttttttcttcactttttcttGCTTGATCAAACCCTCCAAGTATGATCAGCTTGTCCTTCCCACCGTTGAACACCAGATTCGTCTCTCACAGGTCAGATTGAAATCCAGCAGTCCAATCCCCAGCATGGACAACCAAGCATAAAGACTATTAGCATGAAGCGAAAGTTAATTCACCCTTTGACTTTGCTTGCCTATTCTGTGCTCTGTAGAGCAACCATGTGGTTTGACAGATCTGCACTTGGTCTGCTCATTACACTGTGCACACAAAAGTGATATCTATACACCAGGTTAGTGGTGGGTACCCCTATTGTATTGATTTGGAATAGTCTCTTTGTAGATATGTTAGGATTTTTTGATTAGTTTGGTTTTGTGCGTGAGAATAGTCAGggtgaattttcttttttttggtacCACCACTTTTGTCCTGTTCCTTCTTACTTGTTTGGCACCCttgatgtaaatattgtaaatggAAATCTGATTCTAAATAAAGTGTTTCTGATTTGCAATTACTCTTTTGCCTCATCATTTCTATTTAAACAAGTTAGTTGTCACTTTGTCTCAGTTCatgttaaaattatttgttaGCAGCAGCTTTTATGAGAGCTTTGTAGTTGTAGTTTGGTGGAGTTTTCTCTTCCATTATGCAGTTATATAATTTTTAAGGGGAATTTGTCTAATAATATGATGGTCAGGAGGAAAATATATTGTGTTGATCTAATCCCAGATTTGGCATAGTCCATAAGCTTGCACATTTGAAGCAAAGAGCATTTCACACTTTATCTCCAAACAGGATTACACAGTGTCATGCTATAATCCAGCAGCATGGCTTTCTTTATTTCCTGAGCCAATTCAAGAACTCCCAAGTCATCCATCTGGCACAGTTAATGCAAAGCTTTGTGTTATACTGGTTTAAATGAAATGGACAGCTgttcacttcacacacacatatgcatgtcCTTTGCATCACAATACTATATCATTCAAGACTGGATATAAGGATTGAGACGATAGTGACGTAACTACTTTTCAATTAACAGCtatccttttttcccccctgtcGTCTCTTCTGTGaatacacagcacagttttTAATGAATGTGAATAGTGAGGACTCCCAGGTGACTTGCTGGTGCTGTGGAGTGATAATGAAAAGGGCGGATGCTTTGGCTTAACTTGTCTAAAGTACAGGTTCAATTAGTCATTCAGTGGAGAATCACATGCCCGACAAGAGAAGCAGGCTTAATGTATGTTTGGACAGCGTAGTAAGACTGAAGATACAGAACTAAACATGTTGACTCTTTGAGCCTGGAGATGAGAGGCGAGCCTACACCTGCATGGGACTATGGGAACAACACCGTTTGGGAGAAATACATTGACATCTCTTTCATTGTGGCAAACTGCTTGATTCTGTTGATCACTTCTCTTGTAGGTATTGCagcaaatatttttgtcataCTGGCAGTCTACCACCAAAAATCACTGCAAACTTGGAATAATGCGCTAGTGGTGAATCTTGCAGTTATTGACATTCTTCGATGCGTAATTGACTGCCCCATTCTCCTTTTCATTGTTCTGGTTGTGTATCAAAGAGGACATGTGGACGAGTTGATCTGTGATACACAAGTggcttctttctctttcagctgCTGCATTCAATTGATTACACTGGCTTGTATAAGTGCGGAGAGATACCAGGCCATTGCACAGCCTTTCAAAACTGCTCAAAGGAGAAGACGGATTATGGTATTGATTCCTCTCACATGGATCTTAGCTATTCTGGTGGCTGGTTTTTGTCTGATATTTGTGAGAGACTCACCCGTGCATGTTAAATGCAAAGGATCACAAGGAGAAACATCATCCTCCTATGATACCTTTGGACTTTACATGTTGTTCCCACTATGGGCAGCTTGCTTTGGTGTGATCAGTGGATTCTATGCTCGCATATTTACCCTTGTAAGGTCACACAATCGAAAAATATTTGACAAAGGTACTTTTCCCCTCtctaaaaaagagaaaacagaggataaacagaagaaagaagaatcCGTGGCTGTGGAAAATGGACAAGGAAAGTCAGAGCAAACCCAGACTTTGAACAGTGTTGCTCAGGTGGAGCTGGTGACACAAGCTGAACCAAATTCTTCTAAGAAAGATTCAACAACTGCTCTACTGACCTCAAAAAAAGTGACACAAAGTGTCTCCATCGATTCAGAGAATAAGAAAGGATTAAAAAATACAGTGGAGATAACTGAGTTGGGAACAGAACATCATCATCCTGCAGTGCAGACTGACAAGAAACCTTTTAAAGCAGAGCAGTCTAACCCGTGTACTATGAAAGTTGAAGCAAAACTATCAAAAGGGGATGGTACCTCTAGTGTTATGAGCTCAACCGCAAAGCCCCAGAAGGTGTCAGGCAATTTCGACACAGAAAAGCAGTccaaagagagagtgaaaagtGACAAAGCACCCtctgaaatgaaagaaacaagTCCCCATGTTCCCTCCTCTGCACAGTTAGACAATCCTGAATCCACTTCTGTTTTGCTGATTGAACCGAAACAGGTTAAGAACAGCAACGGAGGAGTAACATTGGCTGTTGTAACAGTAGGTCAAGTGTCTTCATTGCCTCCAGTGTCAAATACCCTCCCTGAAGTAGAatctacaaaacaaaatgtggaaACGGAAGGTGCCGTTTGCATGATGCCTTCAAAAGCCGGTAAAGAAAGAGCgaacaaaaagaaggaaagcaAGATGGCCAAACGTGCTGGTTACATAATTATGACCTTCCTCTTATTCTGGCTACCTTTGATCACAACTATCCTGATGAATTTCATAGTTCACAAAAACAAGAATACACAGGTAAGTGTAGAGATAAGGATGCATCTTTTACTGGCAATTTGTATGTCATACAGTGGAAGAAACAGTTTTTGTTCGTAGTATGCGGTGCTTCTCAACCTTGTATGATTTTTGGCTGCTTACTTTTAGGCTTCCAAAAATTGTTATGAACCCAGCAAATATAAAATTGTCAAATATATCAaacaaatatgtatatattagcCTTAGAAATTTCCCATGACCTTGTTCACATATCAACTGACCCAATGTGGGGCCCTGAACCCAAGTTTGAGAACCTGAATTTGAATTAATATAACCTAGAAACTGATTAGCTGtgacatgtttgtttaatgCTCTTTAACACTTTCTAAATTCTCCATTATTTTTTCAGATTACAGTCATTCAGGACGTGGAGATCCTGTCGGTGTCTGTTGCCTGCATCACATCACTGAGTGACCCAATAATATACGCCGCAGTCAACCCTCAGTTTCGGACAGAGTTTTACAGGCTCAAGAACAGGGTTAAATCCATATTCAATAAGAAATGATAATGTTTCCACTTTTGTCTACCAGTGAGTGACACTAGACCAAATGACCACATTCAATATTCactattattcatttattcttattcgagattattactattatattaAAATGGTTAACCTTTGTCTAGTCATTGCTCAGATATGAACTAAATTAAACCCCAGACTTACAAGTGTGAATTTCCATTTTGCTTATAGGAGACCTATCATTACAGTGTGCTGCTGTGTTATCTTAGATTTTATGCAGATTGACTTCTCAGCAGTTACTAAACACTGCAGAGCAGAGGTGCTGCACGCTGTGAGAAACAGCCTGGACCAACATAATCAGCCCAGCAGGGGGACACTGTTGAGCTCCCAGTCAAACAATCACTGAGACCTGCTTGTCTGTCTCCAGAGACCCTTCAGCCAGGACCCACTGCTGGGCCAGTCAGGTCCTCACATGTCCTCCAGCAGCACCTAATTATTATGTTCCCATCTGGTTATTGAAGATACTCTTAGAGTAATCAGGCAAAATGTTATGACATCCATCGAAGTGTGTTCTCTTtgtcttattaaaaaaaaaaaaaagacatgggTCATTTAATGGATGTTTCAGTAGagctacagtatttattttatccACTGCATCAAATGCACAATGTGTGATTATTTGTCCCTTGTCCTTACCCTTTATATATGTAGTCCATGACAAGATTTGTATTTCATTAAAAGCAGTGTTGCAGAATTTACATCATAACATACACCAGCCTCATTGTGTTTCCTTTCATCAATCTCATTTTTACTGACAAACCTCCAACAGTAAGCAGAGACAtactttaataaaacagaattCTGCAATGACAGCATGCAAATCCTTAATTCAACCAGCTAACAGACAGAAATAGTATGCCAACAACTGTCAACTAAATCTAGAAATAAGAGGATCCAACTTCGAATGCGGTTGATAAAGTTCTAAACGAGATatttacaatatgaaaaatgtacaaaatggcCCTTTAACACAGTGAACTCTACAAAGTCTTGCTTTTGAATATTATAATTTAGGATTAACTCAATCGAAAGGATGTTCAACACTCTTTCATATTCCAGGTCAATACTATGTGTCCAAATTAGGGTTAGTATTAGTTAAGTGTTGCTGAGAACATTCACTTATATTTCTACCTTGTGACCTAACTAATATGTACCCTGTATATTTCTCAATGTCAATTGTTATTTAATGAACGTGGCTTTCACATAAATCCATATCAGAATGT from Thunnus albacares chromosome 7, fThuAlb1.1, whole genome shotgun sequence includes:
- the LOC122985660 gene encoding dopamine D2-like receptor yields the protein MRGEPTPAWDYGNNTVWEKYIDISFIVANCLILLITSLVGIAANIFVILAVYHQKSLQTWNNALVVNLAVIDILRCVIDCPILLFIVLVVYQRGHVDELICDTQVASFSFSCCIQLITLACISAERYQAIAQPFKTAQRRRRIMVLIPLTWILAILVAGFCLIFVRDSPVHVKCKGSQGETSSSYDTFGLYMLFPLWAACFGVISGFYARIFTLVRSHNRKIFDKGTFPLSKKEKTEDKQKKEESVAVENGQGKSEQTQTLNSVAQVELVTQAEPNSSKKDSTTALLTSKKVTQSVSIDSENKKGLKNTVEITELGTEHHHPAVQTDKKPFKAEQSNPCTMKVEAKLSKGDGTSSVMSSTAKPQKVSGNFDTEKQSKERVKSDKAPSEMKETSPHVPSSAQLDNPESTSVLLIEPKQVKNSNGGVTLAVVTVGQVSSLPPVSNTLPEVESTKQNVETEGAVCMMPSKAGKERANKKKESKMAKRAGYIIMTFLLFWLPLITTILMNFIVHKNKNTQITVIQDVEILSVSVACITSLSDPIIYAAVNPQFRTEFYRLKNRVKSIFNKK
- the parietopsin gene encoding parietopsin, with product MDSNSTPWSSGSHPPSFHAELVTVVPTIFPQVGYCILSFLMFINTVLTVFNNGLVITVMLRNPSLLQPMNVFILSLAVSDLMIGLCGSLVVTITNYQGSFFIGHAACVFQGFAVNYFGLVSLCTLTLLAYERYHVVCKPKAGLKLSMRRSINGLLVVWVFCLFWAVAPLLGWSSYGPEGVQTSCSLAWEERSWSNYSYLILYTLLCFIIPVVVIIYCYYKVLKSLNKLNRSVELQGGRSSQKENEHAISMVLAMIIAFFVCWLPYTILSMVIVVDPELYIPPLVATMPMYFAKTSPVYNPIIYFLSNKQFRDAALEVLSCGRYIPHGPTSVSINMRSLNRWSRLTSLSRNINTQSKVLPL